The region CTGAATACCAAAGTCATTGTGCCCAAGAATTTCGGCCTTAGTCAACTTTCCGGAAGCCACCCGCACCATTTCCTCTAAAATGCGGCGCCCTACCTGTTGTATCGTTTCTTCACCGTCAACGATTGTGCCGGCGTTGATATCGATATTATCTTTCATTTTGTTGTACATAGCGGTATTTGACGCAACTTTTATCGTTGGGACAATGGCTGAGCCGGTAGGTGTTCCCCTCCCTGTGGTAAAGACGCAAATATGGCAGCCGCCTGCGGCCATCCCGGTTAATTGCTCAATATCGTTGCCCGGTGTGTCCATATAAATAAGTCCTTTTTTCGTAATCTTCTCGGCGTAGCCAATAACATCCACGAGCGGCCTGGTTCCACCCTTGTAGACACAGCCCAGTGATTTTTCCTCTATGGATGACAACCCGCCTTCAATATTGCCCGGAGTTGGATTACCGCCACGCATATCGACCCCAATGGCATTGGCAGAATCCTCGAAAGCTTTTATGGTTGCATAACAGCGGTTGGCTACATCTTCATTAATAGCTCTGCGGGCAATAATATGTTCTGCACCAATAAGTTCGGGGGTTTCAGATAAAATAGACGTCCCGCCGGCATCAATCAAAAGGTCACTGGCTTCACCCAAAGCCGGATTAGCCGAGAGTCCTGAACAAGCGTCAGACCCGCCGCATTCTGTGCCCAAAATCAATTCCGATATATCAATGGGTTCACGCGAAAGCAGCGATGCTTGTTCAACCATTTTGTGGGCCTCAATGGCTCCTTCGGTAATCGCCTTGTACGATCCCCCAGCATCCTGA is a window of Sporomusaceae bacterium ACPt DNA encoding:
- the uxaA gene encoding Altronate dehydratase; this encodes MEFMGYRRPDGSVGIRNHVLVIPTVVCANQVARGISQNVKGTVWVEHQHGCSQLAPDAAQTARVFIGHGTNPNVFGVVVVGLGCEVVRAQDVAAEIKKQCPYKPVHCVIIQDAGGSYKAITEGAIEAHKMVEQASLLSREPIDISELILGTECGGSDACSGLSANPALGEASDLLIDAGGTSILSETPELIGAEHIIARRAINEDVANRCYATIKAFEDSANAIGVDMRGGNPTPGNIEGGLSSIEEKSLGCVYKGGTRPLVDVIGYAEKITKKGLIYMDTPGNDIEQLTGMAAGGCHICVFTTGRGTPTGSAIVPTIKVASNTAMYNKMKDNIDINAGTIVDGEETIQQVGRRILEEMVRVASGKLTKAEILGHNDFGIQRIGPTL